A genomic window from Pseudoalteromonas piratica includes:
- the rpiA gene encoding ribose-5-phosphate isomerase RpiA translates to MTQDEMKKAAAWAALEYVEKDSIVGVGTGSTVNHFIDALATMKDDIRGAVSSSEASTEKLKALGIEIFELNNVDSLSVYVDGADEINKLNEMIKGGGAALTREKIVAAVAKQFVCIVDETKLVDVLGNFPLPVEVIPMARSYVARELVELGGDPVYREGVVTDNGNVILDVHNMHIDNAKQLEEKINQIVGVVTNGLFAHRGANTVIVGTPQGPKTLK, encoded by the coding sequence ATGACTCAAGATGAAATGAAAAAAGCAGCTGCATGGGCTGCACTCGAATACGTTGAAAAAGACAGCATTGTTGGTGTTGGAACAGGTTCAACGGTAAACCATTTTATTGATGCACTTGCGACGATGAAAGATGACATCCGCGGTGCCGTTTCGAGTTCTGAAGCCTCAACAGAAAAGCTAAAAGCGCTTGGTATTGAGATTTTCGAACTCAACAACGTTGATAGCTTAAGTGTGTATGTTGATGGCGCAGATGAAATCAACAAGCTTAATGAAATGATCAAAGGTGGTGGTGCAGCGCTGACTCGTGAAAAAATCGTGGCAGCAGTCGCTAAACAATTTGTTTGTATTGTTGATGAGACAAAGCTTGTCGATGTTCTTGGCAACTTCCCATTACCAGTTGAAGTGATTCCAATGGCGCGCAGTTATGTGGCTCGCGAATTAGTAGAACTTGGTGGTGACCCAGTTTACCGTGAGGGAGTTGTAACGGATAACGGCAACGTCATTTTAGATGTGCACAATATGCATATCGACAATGCAAAACAGCTTGAAGAAAAAATAAATCAAATTGTTGGTGTAGTAACCAACGGTTTATTTGCCCATCGCGGCGCAAACACAGTGATTGTAGGCACTCCACAAGGTCCTAAAACACTGAAGTAA
- the serA gene encoding phosphoglycerate dehydrogenase, whose protein sequence is MSKVSLAKDKIKILLLEGVHQSAVETLKRNGYTNIDYVKTSLPEPELIERLRDAHFVGIRSRTHLTEAVLEQADKLVAIGCFCIGTNQVSLDAAQKFGIPVFNAPFSNTRSVAELVLGEILLLLRGIPEKNAKAHRGEWQKSAAGSFEARGKTLGIIGYGHIGTQLSIMAENIGMKVQFFDIEDKLVLGNATQVANLTQLLQTSDVISLHVPETAQTKNLIGAAELEIMKQGAILINASRGTVVDIDALASSLQEKKISGAAIDVFPVEPKGNNEEFVSPLREFDNVILTPHIGGSTQEAQENIGVEVAGKLAKYSDNGSTVSAVNFPEVSLPELAKRSRLLHIHHNRPGVLTQINQAFTQHGINIAAQYLQTNENIGYVVIDVETDHSEVALKELRAIDGTIRARILH, encoded by the coding sequence ATGAGCAAGGTATCGTTAGCAAAAGACAAAATTAAAATTTTACTGCTTGAAGGCGTGCATCAAAGTGCCGTTGAAACACTTAAGCGTAATGGTTACACCAACATTGATTATGTTAAAACGTCCTTGCCTGAACCAGAACTCATTGAGCGTTTGCGCGATGCCCACTTTGTTGGCATTCGCTCTCGCACACACCTTACAGAAGCCGTACTTGAACAAGCGGATAAGCTTGTAGCCATCGGCTGCTTTTGTATTGGTACAAACCAGGTTTCACTTGATGCGGCACAAAAATTTGGTATTCCAGTATTTAACGCACCATTTTCAAACACACGTTCAGTAGCAGAGCTAGTACTAGGTGAAATCCTATTGCTATTACGCGGTATTCCTGAGAAGAACGCCAAAGCGCACCGTGGTGAGTGGCAAAAATCAGCAGCGGGCTCATTTGAAGCGCGTGGTAAAACACTTGGTATCATCGGTTATGGCCATATAGGTACGCAGCTGAGCATTATGGCCGAAAATATCGGTATGAAAGTCCAGTTCTTTGATATTGAAGATAAACTTGTACTTGGTAATGCAACACAAGTTGCCAACCTAACCCAGCTATTACAAACCTCTGATGTAATCAGTCTGCATGTGCCTGAAACGGCACAAACCAAAAATCTAATTGGCGCAGCCGAATTAGAAATCATGAAACAAGGTGCCATTTTAATCAATGCATCGCGCGGTACAGTTGTGGATATCGACGCGCTAGCAAGTAGCTTACAAGAAAAGAAAATTTCAGGTGCTGCTATTGATGTTTTCCCTGTTGAACCAAAAGGCAATAACGAAGAATTTGTATCGCCACTGCGTGAATTCGATAATGTAATTTTAACGCCTCACATTGGTGGCTCAACTCAAGAAGCACAAGAAAATATTGGGGTAGAAGTTGCCGGAAAACTCGCTAAATATTCAGATAACGGTTCGACTGTTTCTGCAGTCAACTTCCCAGAAGTATCGCTACCTGAACTAGCTAAACGCAGCCGCTTATTGCACATTCACCACAACCGTCCGGGTGTGCTTACGCAAATTAACCAAGCATTTACTCAGCATGGTATTAATATCGCGGCGCAATACTTACAAACCAATGAAAATATCGGTTATGTAGTAATCGACGTAGAAACAGATCATTCTGAAGTGGCACTAAAAGAATTACGCGCAATTGATGGCACTATTCGCGCCCGTATTCTTCACTAA
- a CDS encoding PilZ domain-containing protein has product MAEDVLIKYQSLIEELKRDLGRPNFDAIFAKKTKTLSSSDRFLVKMEMNRLLQPINRFIDLRGQVTGEVRAYTYNGKQHFMDETAINVFEAGIRRYKRYTLAVYEAVMNTENNHKVMQRKAQERGELAPQPVATKSQEEKPTINWVSFASYESRSEERMNYSIKVKLFLNSGSEVEASTSDISVSGCKVKLYSRYQLAKGESLRMRLVGLEQDFEMGIKNGLEYEVVAVEKINAEHNYVRMKRTFNDENKTIDEFLKSFIHGNKRRYKVNLDNTLDAVIVKGYEQYYLPRVSSLFIFLSAKDARISPSLVLTNENNLNVARYFNDENRNSVLPQILNPSRVNQLQQSPGDVKQLNLFCFTHSNNGKLFFYSASELELNNTPNLRNLYWGFASQKPSFRIFNVQLMPCSSEDSFIPLSLPDSASSEVAKLNKPPSPRVQGIVKDAKYLLLITDITSISSTEQFKKISFDKSHVNHLKQYGHQKLRSYPSLEFVALDYINLRNETRYLYKTPIQLEQEEKGEIIGHTLDFSVNGLQIELASPTDYEKGDLLLVAFPELQKLSKKYQLNKLPYEVMAVSKTKTIVNLRSYKPTADTDHQGTRFFNQLIANNKSKLVASEESPKTPGLSTALRNMVTKNVCQFPFYLHKRGAHIKVGAIAKGVYPNTFHLLLSHIAGLVNQFDFKQLIKHDAFESMIAMPLKEMARHDAPLQFDLYIRLQPKERNMENAFISELLNSKEVSDRSNFVKASVAEDLFFAFRLYISRTGRPDTDYISKELSYISQYAQHKAKDLEEELWSVIGVGDAVDITQEVLTRYAIAPEVQTNLTKRKALWSKTAQYQLSNLFE; this is encoded by the coding sequence ATGGCTGAAGATGTATTGATAAAGTATCAATCGCTTATTGAAGAACTTAAGCGCGACTTAGGCCGTCCAAATTTTGATGCGATTTTTGCCAAGAAGACCAAGACATTAAGCAGCTCAGACCGATTTCTTGTAAAAATGGAGATGAATCGACTACTTCAGCCGATCAACCGTTTTATTGATTTACGCGGTCAAGTTACTGGCGAAGTACGTGCTTATACTTATAACGGCAAACAACACTTTATGGATGAAACGGCAATCAATGTATTTGAAGCAGGGATCCGTCGCTATAAGCGTTACACCCTCGCCGTTTACGAAGCGGTAATGAATACCGAAAACAACCATAAAGTGATGCAACGAAAAGCACAGGAACGTGGCGAGCTCGCCCCACAACCTGTCGCAACCAAGTCACAAGAAGAAAAGCCCACTATCAATTGGGTATCGTTCGCTTCCTACGAATCGCGTTCAGAAGAACGCATGAATTACTCTATTAAAGTTAAGCTGTTTTTAAACTCTGGCAGTGAAGTGGAAGCTTCAACCTCAGATATTTCTGTTAGTGGCTGTAAAGTAAAGTTATATTCTCGCTACCAACTCGCCAAAGGCGAAAGCCTAAGGATGCGCCTAGTCGGGTTAGAACAAGACTTTGAAATGGGCATTAAAAACGGGCTTGAGTACGAAGTCGTTGCCGTTGAGAAAATCAATGCAGAACACAACTATGTGCGTATGAAACGCACTTTTAATGACGAAAATAAAACCATTGATGAGTTTTTAAAAAGCTTTATTCATGGCAATAAACGTCGTTACAAAGTGAATTTAGATAACACGCTCGATGCAGTAATTGTTAAAGGATATGAGCAGTATTACTTACCTCGCGTGTCATCACTTTTTATCTTCTTAAGTGCAAAAGATGCGCGTATTTCACCGTCTTTGGTACTAACCAATGAAAACAACCTGAATGTGGCACGTTATTTTAATGATGAAAACCGCAACTCAGTGCTACCTCAAATATTGAATCCATCGCGAGTTAACCAGCTTCAACAATCACCTGGCGATGTAAAGCAGCTAAACCTCTTTTGTTTTACGCATAGTAACAACGGTAAGTTATTCTTTTATTCTGCCAGTGAGTTAGAACTCAACAACACGCCTAATTTACGAAATTTGTACTGGGGTTTTGCTAGCCAAAAGCCAAGCTTCCGTATTTTTAATGTCCAGCTAATGCCCTGTTCAAGCGAAGATAGTTTTATACCTTTATCACTTCCTGATAGTGCAAGTAGTGAAGTAGCAAAACTTAATAAGCCTCCCTCACCGCGTGTTCAAGGCATTGTAAAAGACGCTAAATATTTATTACTTATTACAGATATAACAAGTATATCTTCGACAGAACAGTTTAAGAAAATTAGCTTTGATAAAAGCCATGTTAATCACTTAAAACAATATGGCCATCAGAAACTTCGCAGTTATCCGAGCCTTGAATTTGTCGCTCTCGATTATATTAATTTGCGCAATGAAACACGCTATTTGTATAAAACACCAATTCAGTTAGAGCAAGAAGAAAAAGGCGAAATAATCGGTCATACATTGGATTTTTCAGTCAATGGGTTACAAATTGAATTAGCATCTCCGACTGACTATGAAAAAGGCGACCTATTGCTTGTCGCATTTCCTGAGCTACAAAAACTGTCAAAGAAATATCAGCTAAACAAACTTCCTTACGAAGTAATGGCTGTTAGTAAAACAAAAACAATTGTTAATTTGCGCAGTTACAAACCGACAGCGGATACTGATCATCAAGGTACTCGCTTTTTTAATCAGTTAATTGCTAATAACAAATCAAAATTAGTTGCATCAGAAGAATCACCAAAAACCCCAGGGCTTTCTACTGCCCTGCGTAATATGGTGACCAAAAATGTCTGCCAATTCCCATTTTATTTGCACAAACGCGGGGCGCATATAAAAGTAGGTGCAATTGCTAAAGGAGTGTATCCAAATACCTTCCATTTACTATTGAGTCATATCGCAGGTTTGGTTAATCAATTTGATTTTAAACAGCTCATTAAACACGATGCTTTTGAAAGCATGATCGCAATGCCGCTCAAAGAGATGGCGCGCCATGATGCACCATTACAGTTCGATTTATATATACGACTGCAACCTAAAGAGCGCAATATGGAAAACGCGTTTATAAGTGAACTGCTCAATAGTAAAGAAGTAAGTGACCGTAGTAACTTTGTCAAAGCAAGCGTTGCTGAAGACTTATTTTTTGCTTTTAGATTATATATTTCAAGAACAGGTCGTCCAGATACAGACTACATATCTAAAGAATTAAGCTACATCAGCCAATATGCACAGCATAAAGCAAAAGATTTAGAAGAAGAGTTGTGGTCGGTTATTGGCGTTGGCGATGCGGTAGACATCACCCAAGAGGTGTTAACGCGCTACGCCATAGCGCCAGAAGTTCAGACAAACCTAACTAAACGCAAAGCACTTTGGTCTAAAACAGCGCAGTATCAATTAAGTAACTTATTTGAGTAA
- a CDS encoding 5-formyltetrahydrofolate cyclo-ligase: MTMERQNIRKLMRSRRNELSENEQLEAAKKIKVNIFQHLKNADIRRLGIYLSNDSEIDTSLIIEELWHHNIAVYLPILHPFCSGYLLFQRYEKNSPMTINRYGILEPKLNCSQVCPVEDLDVLCTPLVAFDLQGNRLGMGGGFYDRTLAKYYREKRSKPEIIGLAHNCQQVDLLPIESWDVPLKTIVTPKKCYLW; this comes from the coding sequence ATCACCATGGAACGTCAAAATATTCGCAAGTTGATGCGTTCACGTCGAAATGAGCTTTCAGAAAACGAACAACTGGAAGCCGCGAAAAAAATTAAAGTGAACATTTTTCAACACTTAAAAAACGCTGATATACGCCGTCTTGGCATTTACTTATCAAATGACAGCGAAATCGATACCTCATTGATAATTGAGGAATTATGGCATCACAACATCGCTGTTTATTTGCCCATACTACACCCGTTTTGTAGCGGTTACTTACTCTTCCAAAGATATGAGAAAAATTCACCCATGACGATAAATCGCTATGGTATCTTGGAACCCAAGTTAAATTGTAGTCAGGTTTGCCCAGTGGAGGACTTAGATGTGCTTTGTACACCACTTGTTGCATTCGACTTACAAGGTAATCGCCTAGGAATGGGTGGTGGCTTTTATGATCGTACACTTGCTAAATATTATCGCGAGAAACGAAGCAAGCCTGAAATTATTGGTCTTGCCCATAATTGCCAACAAGTTGATCTATTACCAATTGAAAGTTGGGATGTACCTCTTAAAACCATCGTAACGCCAAAAAAGTGTTATTTATGGTAA
- the radA gene encoding DNA repair protein RadA, which yields MGKNKTAFVCSECGAEFARWQGQCGECKAWNTVTEFRVPSIKQAPRVAATSGYAGAIEAKVQTLDEVNLEQLPRFTTGFAEFDRVLGGGVVPGSAILIGGSPGAGKSTLLLQTMCLLAQTMNTLYVTGEESLQQVAMRAKRLGLPTDKLKTLAETNVETICQLALREKPQIMVIDSIQVMHMADIQSAPGSVSQVREGAAYLTRFAKQNQVAIIMVGHVTKDGTLAGPKVLEHCIDCSILLEGSSDSRFRTLRGNKNRFGAVNELGVFAMTGQGLKEVSNPSAIFLNRSDEQTPGSLVMVIWEGTRPLLVEVQALVDYSQLGNPRRVTVGLEQNRLAMLLAVLHRHGGLQVSDQDVFVNVVGGVKVTETSADLALITALVSSFKNASLARELVVFGEVGLGGEIRPVPSGVERLKEAAKHGFKRAIVPIANKPKEDIEGMEVIGVSSLSQALEALF from the coding sequence ATGGGTAAAAATAAAACAGCATTTGTGTGCAGTGAGTGTGGCGCAGAATTCGCGCGATGGCAAGGTCAATGTGGCGAGTGTAAAGCATGGAATACTGTCACTGAGTTTCGCGTGCCTTCAATTAAGCAAGCACCTAGAGTTGCTGCAACTTCTGGTTATGCTGGCGCTATTGAAGCAAAGGTTCAAACCCTTGATGAAGTTAATTTAGAGCAGCTACCGCGTTTTACCACTGGTTTTGCTGAATTTGATCGCGTACTGGGTGGTGGAGTGGTGCCAGGCAGTGCAATCTTAATTGGTGGTTCACCAGGGGCGGGTAAAAGTACTTTATTATTGCAAACGATGTGTTTACTCGCACAGACCATGAATACCCTTTATGTTACTGGTGAAGAATCGTTACAGCAGGTTGCAATGCGGGCAAAGCGTTTAGGCCTACCAACGGATAAGCTAAAAACACTTGCAGAAACCAATGTAGAAACGATTTGCCAGTTAGCTTTGCGTGAAAAACCTCAGATTATGGTTATTGATTCAATTCAAGTAATGCACATGGCTGATATTCAATCGGCGCCGGGCAGTGTATCGCAGGTGCGAGAAGGTGCGGCTTACTTAACTCGTTTTGCTAAACAAAACCAAGTAGCTATTATCATGGTTGGTCATGTAACTAAAGATGGCACTTTGGCAGGTCCAAAAGTGTTAGAGCACTGCATTGACTGTTCTATTTTACTAGAAGGCAGTAGTGATAGTCGCTTTAGAACACTGCGCGGTAACAAAAACCGCTTTGGTGCAGTGAATGAATTGGGCGTATTTGCAATGACAGGTCAGGGCTTAAAAGAAGTCAGTAACCCATCGGCCATTTTCTTAAACCGTTCAGATGAACAAACGCCGGGCTCGCTTGTGATGGTTATTTGGGAGGGAACGCGGCCACTGCTTGTTGAAGTGCAAGCGCTGGTGGACTATTCCCAGCTTGGTAATCCAAGACGGGTGACTGTTGGCTTAGAGCAAAATCGCCTTGCTATGCTATTGGCAGTGTTGCACCGACATGGTGGCCTACAAGTATCTGATCAGGATGTGTTTGTTAATGTGGTTGGTGGGGTAAAAGTAACGGAGACGAGCGCAGATTTAGCTTTGATCACGGCACTTGTATCAAGTTTTAAAAATGCGTCATTGGCGCGAGAACTTGTAGTTTTCGGTGAAGTGGGGTTAGGTGGTGAAATTCGCCCTGTACCAAGTGGTGTAGAACGTTTAAAAGAAGCGGCCAAACATGGCTTTAAACGCGCGATTGTGCCGATTGCCAATAAACCAAAAGAGGACATTGAAGGCATGGAAGTGATTGGTGTCAGTTCATTGTCACAAGCACTGGAAGCGCTGTTTTAA